DNA from Candidatus Parvarchaeota archaeon:
TAAGAATAACAAGAATGGATATAATAACGGAAATAATAATCAAGTACAAATAACCCAGATGTAGAAAAAGCGTAGCACTGGGAAATGCACAAGAAGATAAGCAAGTTGAGAATATGGATAAAAGGCTTTTGTTGTTTGCTCTTGTAGCGCTTTTTGCAAGCCCTGTTTTTGCAGGATACACTGAAACTGCCAATGTGCAGGTATTGGACTCACAGCTCAGGCCGATTGAAAGGGCGCAGGTATATGTGATTTACAACCTGAATAAGGAGTATGGAGCTTTCAAGACACCTGCCCGAGAGACTGACCCACAGGGCATGGCAAAGATTACTTTTACTAACAACGAGTTCACAATAGGGCTCGTGGATTACAAGTACAAAGTCATTGCACAGTACATGAATGCCACAAATGAAATAGAAGTTGTTGCCGGGGACGACCACCCCCCTGTCCTTACGGTGGTATTGCCTGCAAGCGTCCTTTCTGTCACGCTCAAAGACCAGTTCGGAAAACCAGTTGTCGGGACGGTTGAGGCAGGCGGCATCAGAAAGGACACGGATGGAGGCGGGTATGCTGGATTGCTTGTGGCCAAAGGCTCCTATTTGCTTTCGGCAAGCGCACTTAAAGCCTCCAAGGAATTTCTGGTGATGGTGGACAATGACACTGCAAAGACCATTGTATTCAGGACATACACGCCAAAAGTCAAGGTGATTAACGATAATGGGATCGGGCTTCAGGCAAGGGTGGAGATTGACAATTATACGATTTCATCCGACTCAAGCGGGATTGCGGCATTCCCAAAAACGGCAAAGATGCCTACCAGCGCAAAAATAAAGTACAGCAACATTGTTGCCCAAAAGTCGGTCAATTTTGAGGTTGAAGACACAAGCCTTGTTGTTCTTGACATGACCCCGCCAAAAATCTCAAATGTGAGGGCTTTTTACGAAAATGGGATTGTGACTTTGTCTGCGACAATTGAAGACTTTGGCCCATTTGCTTCTGGCTTTGGCAAGGACAGCCAGTTTGAAGTGGATTATTCGGTTGGGGACAACAAAAGGAAGGCTTTTATGTATCCGCTTAGCGACAAGGAATTCCAGGCAGAAATTCCAACGCTTGATGCAAGCAGCATTGTGTATTACACTATAATCGTTACCGACTCGGAAGGAAACAGCAACAGTGCTTCTGGGACATACAGAGTCGAGGCCAAGGTGGAGGAAAAACCCAAGGTTGAGCCGCCTAAAAAAGATGATACGATGATGTATGCTGCAATAGGCGTTGCTTTGGGTGTCGCCCTGCTGGGGGCATACATATACAAAAGGAAGAAAGACGAAGAGGGCTAAAAAGGCCTGGGTAGGAATGACGCCACCGGCTTTGCCTGTTTCTGGTGTTAGTTGGTTTGTTGTATCTGCGATTGCTTTGCCAGAAGCGCACCGTAAAGTGCGGCATTTAGAATTATCTTGTTAGTCTTTCCTATTTTTTCAACTGCCAGGATTTGTTTTCCCTCTAGCCTGAAGACCGCCCTGTGAACCCTAAGCCTTGTTATGCCTTCAAGCCTGCTTAGCTCCGACTGGTAGGCGCTTCCGTGGTTTTTAACAAGATAGAGAATGATTTTCCTGTCCTCACCGCTTAGAAACCCCAGAAGCATTTCAGCAGTGATGCCAGACTCCGCCTCCCTGATTTCAATGCGCTCATATAGGAGATAAAAGGCAAAAGCCCCAACTGCTACCCCAAGTGCCGACATGAGAAACATAAGCTCCAGGTGGTATTGCGCAACTACCTCAAGAAGCCCAAATGAAAACTCTTTGGGAAGCTTGTATGTGAAAACAAGCACAAAAGTCAGGAAAATGAATACAAACACCAGACTAACGACGAGTGCAAGGCGGCGGTTAAGCGACATGTTTCGCAATTGTGAAATCATGCTATTTCTGTTTTTTTGCTTTGAAACCATTGTTTCACCAACATATAAGTATTGTTTCAACCAAATGAAATCTAGGATGTGGAGTTCCTTTGCTCCTTGGATATTTATAACAGTTATGAAATGATGACGCGCTGAGCGGAGGAGGCATATAATATAATGGATTGGGGGGCCATGGAACAAAATAACAAGATATATATTGGATGAAATGATAACTGGAAAAATTGGGCTTGAGGGACAACAACACGATTTTGGCAATCGAGCTAGACAGAAGAATATACGCAGATTGAGACGGAGGGGGAAAGCATGGATAGGGGAATATTGACAATATTTGCAATGGCGATAATAGGCTTCGCACTAGTTTTCATTTTTGCGCAGGGCGGAAATGAGAATTTAGGCTTGCCTGGAGGGAATGGTGGAGGGAGGGGCAGCGGAGGGACAGGCGGAAATGGTGGTATCGGTGGCTCTGGAGGAAGCGGAAGCACAGGCTCAGGCGGGGGAGATGGTGCTGGAGGGAATGTTGGCGCCGGTGGCATTCAGGATGTTTATGTCAAGGCAGGATGGGGAGGGTATGACAAGCCGGAAGTCAGAGTCAAGGCAGGCAGCCCTGTCAGATTTCACTTCAGCGCTGACCAGAATTCCGGGTGCGGCAGGGCCCTATTCATAAATGAGTTTGGGGTGAGCTTAATTTCAAGAAGCGGCGAGGAGCAGGTTGCCACATTCACGCCAAAAAACCCTGGCACATACCAGTATCACTGCAGCATGTACATGTTTGTCGGAAACCTTGTTGTGACTTAGGAGAAAGTAAAGATACGAGGAAGCGCATTGGCACAAATTTGGAACTTGGGAAATGGTTGATTTGGAATGAATATTTTCTTGGTGATTGATTGGAAAGCGGCATTGGACATATAAGGAAAGTGTTTGGGGACAGAAAAAGCGCAGGATTGTTTGCTGTTCTTTGCACTGTGCTTTTGGTGGTCTACCTGACGCTAAATAGCGTGATTGACCCCTTGAGGCTTGCATTAAACAGCCTTGCCAAGCCATTGGATGTTGCACTAGTCGTTGTGCTTGCAATAATGGCGGCTCTTTTCATGACTCTTTTGGAATACCAGCACAGGCAGAGCGGCAGTGTGGTGGGCGCCAGAGGGGGGACTTTTGGGGCAATAGTCGGAGGCCTGACAACTGCTTGCCCCATATGCCTTCCGCTATGGACATATTATCTTGGAATTGGTTCGGTTGCGGCAAGCCTTGCACAGGCAAGCCCATATTTGCTTGCAGCAAGCATCATTGGGTTAGGCTACAGCATACGCAGGATTGCCATAAGCGGACAGGAAGGCTGCGCTATCGGTAAAAAATAGGAATTGAGGAATGACTGGGGGGAGAAAATGGAAAAAACGCTCAAGGTTTCAGGAATGCACTGCAAAAGCTGCCAGGTGCTTTTGGCAGACATTATAGGAGAAGTGGACGGGGCCAAGGCGCTGAGTCTTGATTTCAAGACGGGTCTGGTCAGGGTAAGCATTTCTGACGAGTCGGCACTTTCTAAGGTGAAGGAAGCGATAAAGGGTGAGGGCTACAA
Protein-coding regions in this window:
- a CDS encoding heavy-metal-associated domain-containing protein, producing the protein MEKTLKVSGMHCKSCQVLLADIIGEVDGAKALSLDFKTGLVRVSISDESALSKVKEAIKGEGYKVE